A window of Pomacea canaliculata isolate SZHN2017 linkage group LG3, ASM307304v1, whole genome shotgun sequence contains these coding sequences:
- the LOC112559611 gene encoding CD109 antigen-like encodes MTIGGSFLFLTTQADEQRAAAFKERVLEPHFSSSTMTCVPVFVLFLVTTTGFASPQNSASPVTYRVTFSSRMRPGMTLPVSVHLLPDGDSAEVFVTLRNIKSKAVKASASSLRVYGGGNPQVINMIIPRKLDDEGDDPKSAYEVRVKAIGDVNFDEVAQMTLEEKSFSIFIQTDKAIYKPGQTVMMRILAMNPDLSVLKAPMDVFIKDPKDNLVRQWKQVKEDRTGVVELSMPTSTYPILGNWTIQARILDLNETQIFTIDKYVLPKFEASVHVPKKVLITNEIKGTASAKYTFGKPLTEADVSVVVRLQTTTSAPNISSTGKLDSKGEFAFSFTNAQLLALSSQTFNWQSLESKEAEVIVLVTEESTGHHMARQRLLHLRNIS; translated from the exons ATGACAATTGGTGggtcatttttgtttctcacaACTCAAGCAGACGAACAGAGAGCAGctgcttttaaagaaaggg TGTTAGAACCTCATTTTTCAAGTTCAACCATGACGTGTGTACCTGTCTTCGTGCTGTTCTTGGTGACAACAACTGGATTCGCATCACCGCAGAACAG TGCATCCCCCGTCACCTACAGAGTCACATTTTCCTCGCGCATGAGGCCAGGTATGACGTTACCTGTCAGTGTGCACCTGCTCCCAGATGGCGACTCGGCGGAAGTGTTTGTGACACTTCGCAACATCAAAAGTAAAGCAGTGAAAGCGTCAGCATCGTCTCTTCGTGTATATGGAGGAG gcaaTCCACAAGTCATCAATATGATA ATTCCAAGAAAACTAGACGACGAGGGGGATGATCCAAAATCTGCCTACGAAGTCCGAGTGAAGGCGATTGGCGACGTTAATTTTGATGAAGTTGCGCAGATGActttagaagaaaaaagctTCTCTATCTTCATACAGACAGATAAAGCTATTTACAAACCTGGACAAACAG tCATGATGAGAATACTGGCTATGAACCCCGACCTGTCAGTACTGAAGGCCCCCATGGATGTATTCATTAAG gaTCCAAAAGACAACCTTGTTCGTCAGTGGAAACAAGTGAAAGAGGATAGAACGGGTGTTGTTGAACTGAGCATGCCAACGTCCACTTACCCCATTCTGGGAAACTGGACTATTCAAGCCCGAATATTG GACCTTAATGAAACACAGATTTTCACGATAGATAAATATG tcTTGCCGAAGTTTGAAGCAAGTGTACATGTACCAAAAAAGGTCCTAATCACGAATGAGATAAAAGGAACGGCAAGTGCCAA GTACACTTTTGGCAAACCTTTGACAGAGGCTGACGTAAGCGTTGTAGTGCGACTTCAGACCACAACCTCTGCTCCCAACATCTCATCCACCGGCAAG CTTGATTCTAAGGGAGAGTTCGCCTTTTCGTTTACCAACGCCCAGCTCTTGGCATTGTCCAGTCAAACGTTCAACTGGCAATCTCTAGAGAGTAAAGAGGCGGAGGTGATAGTCTTAGTGACAGAAGAGTCAACCGGACATCACATGGCACGACAGCGACTGTTGCATTTGAGAAATATAAGCTAA